TATAAACTGTCCAATGAATAAAGAAGAGTATTATAATTTTTATAATGCACTTATCAATGCAGAGAGAGTTCCATTAAAAGCATTTGAAGAGGAGAAAATATTTGATGCATGTATGCCAGTGGAGAGAATAGCCATGACTGGAGAGAGAACACTTGTATTTGGACCACTTAAACCTAAGGGATTGATAAATCCTAAAACTGATAAAATGGACTATGCAGTAGTTCAACTTAGACAAGATGATAAAGATGGAAAATTATATAATATTGTTGGATTCCAAACTAACCTGAAATGGAGAGAACAGAAAAAAGTATTTACAATGATCCCTGGATTAGAAAATGCAGAATTTGTTAGATATGGAGTAATGCATAGAAATACATTTATAAATTCTACAAAACTTCTTGATGAAACTTTAAAATTAAAAGGAAATGATAATGTATATTTTGGCGGTCAAATTACTGGAAGTGAAGGATACGTTTCTTCAATAGCTACTGGAATGATGGCAGCTATAAATATTGCACATAGATTGGAAGGAAAAGAACCATTTATATTAGATGATAGAAGTGCTATTGGTGCTATGGTCAAATATATAACTGAGGAAAAGAAAAATTTTCAACCTATGGGACCAAACTTTGGAATTATAAGAAGTTTGGATGTTAAAATAAGAGATAAAAAAGAGCGTTATAATGAGGTTTCAAAAATTGCTCTTGCTTATCTTGACACAAAATTACATGAGATTAGATAAACATAAGCAGGTGTGTATAGATGGAAAATGAAAATTTTGAAAAAAATATAAGAGAATATCTATATTTTGCAGAATTTGGAGAGAATAAAAGTCAAAATACTATCTTATCACTAAAGAAAGACCTTTTTCAGTTTTCAAAATATCTTTTAGAGATTGAAAAAACTGAAAGTGCTAAAGAGGTTTCTTCAGTTATGATAAGAGGGTTTATACTTTTTTTGCAGGAAAATGGTAATTCTAAACGTACCATTAATAGGAAGCTCTCTTCTTTAAGATCATTTTTCAAATATCTTGTTAGAAACAATATAGTATACCAAAATCCAGCTGAAATAGTGGCATCTCCATCTTTTTCTGTTGAAAAACCAGATGTATTAACTATTGAAGAGATAAATAGTTTAAGAGAGGTGATTTCACTTAAGACAGCTAATGGAATAAGAGATAGGCTTATGCTTGAGCTTTTATACTCAAGTGGTATTACTACAGTAGAGTTGCTTAGTGTGGGAGAGGGAGTTTTTGATTTAGATAAAAGAGAACTCTATGTTACAAATGGGAAAAATAATAGAATAGTATTTTTTAGTGAAAGAGTTCGTAAATATTTTAAAGACTATGTAGAAGCAAAAAAAAAGAAATATAAGGAAAAATACAATCCAGATATACTTTTTGTCAATGGATCAGGAAATAGATTAAGTGACAGATCCTTGAGAAGAATAATTGATAGATATGCCAAAAAAGCAGGAATAGAAAGAGAGATCAGTCCATATAGCTTTAGGCATACTTTTGCTGTGCATATGCTTTCTCATGGTATGGATGTACTATATGTAAAGGAATTAATGGGACACGTTAATATTGAAAGTACAAAACTTTATGAACAGATGATAAGCGGTGTAACATTGAATTTATAAATAAGGAGTGAACACAATGATTAAAGCAACTACAATAATAGCTATAAAAAAAGATGGTAAAGTTGCAATGGCAGGAGATGGACAAGTTACCTTTGGTGACGTTGTATTTAAAAATAATGCCAAGAAGATAAGAAAAATTGAAAAATATAAAGTAATGGCTGGTTTTGCAGGAGCAGCAGCTGACGCTTTTGCTTTAATGGATAAATTTGAAGCAAAACTTGTTGAGTTTGAAGGAAATTTAAAAAAGTCTGCAGTGGAACTTGCAAAAGAGTGGAGAACAGATAAGGCTTTAAGAGTTTTAGATGCTATGTTAATTGTAGCTGATAAAGATACTATCCTTATCCTTTCTGGGAATGGAGATGTTATAGAGCCAGATGGAAATATAGCAGCTATAGGTAGTGGAGGAAACTATGCTTATGCTGCTGCAAAAGCATTACTAAACCATGTGGACACAATGACAGCAGAAGAGATAGCAAAAGAAGCTATGTCAATAGCTGGAGATATATGTATATACACAAATAAGAATATTATCTGTGATGTAATCTAAAAATAAGGAGAGATATTATGAGTGAGAAAGTCTGTATAGGTTGCGGTATTGAACTGCAATGTGATGATCCCAACAAAAGTGGATACCTTCCACCTGAAAAATTTAATGATTCGCATGATCATTATTGCCAAAGATGTTTTAAAATAAAAAATTATGGACAATATATTCCTGTAAAACTTACAAGAGATGATTATAGAGAAGTTGTACAAAAAGAGATGCAAGATGCCAAAGTTGCAATAGCAGTATTTGATATTATTGACTTTGAAGGATCTTTTGATGATGAGATATTAGATGTGTTAAGAGAGATGGACTCAATAGTTGTAATAAATAAACTTGATTTGATTCCAGATCAAAAACACCCTTCAGAAGTTGCAAACTGGGTAAAAGGAAGACTTGCAGAAGAGGGGATAGCCCCACTTGATATAGCTATAGTAAGCAGTAAAAATGGATATGGAATTAATGGGATTTATAAGAAAATAAAATT
Above is a genomic segment from Fusobacterium sp. DD2 containing:
- the trmFO gene encoding methylenetetrahydrofolate--tRNA-(uracil(54)-C(5))-methyltransferase (FADH(2)-oxidizing) TrmFO, with protein sequence MTGNKEVIVVGAGLAGSEAAYQLAKRGIKVKLYEMKSKKKTEAHKSEYFGELVCSNSLGADNLANASGLMKEELRRLDSLLVRIADKHRVPAGQALAVDREGFASEITETLKSMENIEIIEEELTEIPKDKIVLIASGPLTSKDLSDKIGELTHSGYLYFYDAAAPIVTADSINMDIAYRQSRYGKGDGEYINCPMNKEEYYNFYNALINAERVPLKAFEEEKIFDACMPVERIAMTGERTLVFGPLKPKGLINPKTDKMDYAVVQLRQDDKDGKLYNIVGFQTNLKWREQKKVFTMIPGLENAEFVRYGVMHRNTFINSTKLLDETLKLKGNDNVYFGGQITGSEGYVSSIATGMMAAINIAHRLEGKEPFILDDRSAIGAMVKYITEEKKNFQPMGPNFGIIRSLDVKIRDKKERYNEVSKIALAYLDTKLHEIR
- a CDS encoding tyrosine-type recombinase/integrase, yielding MENENFEKNIREYLYFAEFGENKSQNTILSLKKDLFQFSKYLLEIEKTESAKEVSSVMIRGFILFLQENGNSKRTINRKLSSLRSFFKYLVRNNIVYQNPAEIVASPSFSVEKPDVLTIEEINSLREVISLKTANGIRDRLMLELLYSSGITTVELLSVGEGVFDLDKRELYVTNGKNNRIVFFSERVRKYFKDYVEAKKKKYKEKYNPDILFVNGSGNRLSDRSLRRIIDRYAKKAGIEREISPYSFRHTFAVHMLSHGMDVLYVKELMGHVNIESTKLYEQMISGVTLNL
- the hslV gene encoding ATP-dependent protease subunit HslV — its product is MIKATTIIAIKKDGKVAMAGDGQVTFGDVVFKNNAKKIRKIEKYKVMAGFAGAAADAFALMDKFEAKLVEFEGNLKKSAVELAKEWRTDKALRVLDAMLIVADKDTILILSGNGDVIEPDGNIAAIGSGGNYAYAAAKALLNHVDTMTAEEIAKEAMSIAGDICIYTNKNIICDVI